The following proteins come from a genomic window of Runella rosea:
- a CDS encoding SusC/RagA family TonB-linked outer membrane protein — protein sequence MKQFNPSILQWQNKHGYWAWCILLLILSGFTLNAQTVKGIIKSKTNGVIPGASVLVKGTARGTTANNEGVYTINASPNETLVFSSIGNKTQEVLVGNRSTIDIELDEDQSTLNEVVVVGYGTQRKRDVTGAVVSVTEATLKEVPAPNLLNQLKGRAAGVSIVSNGSTPGSQASIRIRGNRSITTGNGDGLDGPLVVVDGIPFGGLNDINPDDIANLEILKDASATAIFGSRGAGGVILITTKRGKVGKPILTYDGYHGVTSIMGKYNVMNGAQYAKFKEQSAALNTQGAGTTAYPLTEEEKANLAAGVSTDWQDLMYKQGFNTSHQLGLQGGVENTQYSMGLGYFNETGIMPNQNFDRFTIRATIDQKIGKRVKIGLNTINTLTRRNDPAGGGVPTELVRLSPLIKPYNDDGTVLLNPKRGTIEAQAVSPLTLISRGDDILSNERSIRTFNSLYAEVNILDGLRYRFNAGLNFSQVHFNGYGPPNTFVNTGVDQNVSNADVRNTEYWDVNMQHLLYYDKTFATKHRLGLTALYEITKNHNLGSSFNVRGVPADYIQTANFSLASGQPTGSGSFGETGLLSYMARLNYTFNDKYILTATFRRDGSSTLSPGNQYFNYPAIGLSWNLIDEPFMKNLSFLSNLKLRGGWGISGNRNVGAYATLGALSTGYYNFGTTTAGQALAYTVTSLPASDLGWQSTSQTDIGLEIGLFNNRITGSFDVYYQKTKDILLSVNLPQSNGAGSTLKNLGRTEGKGFEASLTFDIFRNKGGFNWSTDVTYFLNREKITQLTTPSELDNKGNFWFVGHPLTVIYDYNKIGIWQQADLDNGTLKKQTSPVQLPGEIRVEDVDNNGVIDANDRKIIGNFQPKWEGGLTNRISFKGFDVSFVTFARMGMKVVVPYLSGTSGGGSGFGFLNQGRSNQLVMDYWTPENPTNAFPRPDAGGGVRNFTSTTSYQDGSFIKMRSINVGYTVNAKVLNKIGVSSARIYLNATNPFIIYSPLVKAKLAVDPEGNGYGNTIQGGNFNRFVTVNLNNPPVRQYTLGLNLKF from the coding sequence ATGAAACAATTCAACCCTTCCATTTTACAGTGGCAAAATAAACATGGCTATTGGGCGTGGTGTATTTTGCTATTGATCCTTTCGGGGTTTACACTCAATGCACAAACCGTAAAGGGAATCATCAAATCAAAAACGAACGGGGTGATACCCGGTGCTTCGGTATTGGTAAAAGGAACAGCAAGAGGAACAACAGCCAACAACGAGGGAGTCTATACAATCAATGCTTCCCCAAACGAAACCTTAGTATTCAGCTCGATTGGTAATAAGACCCAAGAGGTGTTGGTAGGAAACCGCTCCACCATCGACATCGAATTAGACGAAGACCAGTCAACGCTGAATGAGGTAGTGGTTGTTGGCTATGGTACGCAACGCAAGCGGGACGTAACGGGAGCGGTTGTTTCAGTTACCGAGGCTACGTTGAAAGAAGTACCAGCTCCCAACCTGCTTAACCAACTCAAAGGACGGGCGGCTGGGGTGTCAATCGTAAGCAACGGCTCTACGCCCGGTAGTCAAGCATCCATTCGTATCCGTGGTAACCGCTCCATTACGACAGGAAACGGTGACGGTCTGGATGGCCCCCTTGTGGTGGTAGATGGTATTCCGTTTGGAGGACTGAATGACATAAACCCTGACGATATCGCAAACCTTGAAATCTTGAAAGACGCATCGGCAACGGCCATTTTCGGTTCGAGAGGGGCTGGTGGTGTCATCTTGATTACCACCAAAAGAGGGAAAGTAGGCAAACCGATTCTGACGTATGATGGCTACCACGGTGTGACGAGCATTATGGGCAAATATAACGTCATGAATGGGGCGCAATACGCAAAATTCAAGGAGCAATCGGCCGCACTGAACACCCAAGGAGCTGGTACAACAGCTTACCCACTTACCGAAGAAGAAAAGGCAAACCTTGCTGCAGGAGTTTCTACCGACTGGCAGGATTTAATGTATAAGCAAGGATTTAACACAAGCCATCAACTTGGATTACAGGGTGGTGTAGAAAATACGCAATACAGTATGGGGCTTGGCTATTTTAATGAAACGGGTATTATGCCAAACCAAAACTTTGACCGTTTTACAATCCGTGCCACCATCGACCAGAAAATTGGAAAACGGGTTAAAATTGGTTTAAACACAATTAATACGCTTACGCGCAGAAATGACCCAGCAGGCGGTGGAGTTCCGACGGAATTGGTTCGTTTATCGCCACTCATCAAGCCCTACAACGATGATGGCACTGTACTACTGAATCCCAAACGTGGAACGATTGAAGCCCAAGCCGTAAGCCCACTTACCCTTATTTCACGCGGAGATGATATTCTTTCCAACGAGCGTTCGATCAGAACATTCAATAGTTTGTACGCGGAAGTAAACATTTTAGATGGCCTAAGATACCGTTTCAATGCGGGTCTAAATTTTAGTCAAGTGCATTTTAATGGCTACGGCCCTCCCAATACATTTGTTAATACTGGAGTTGACCAAAATGTATCCAATGCTGATGTTAGAAATACTGAATATTGGGACGTAAACATGCAGCATTTGCTTTATTACGATAAAACATTTGCTACAAAACATAGGCTTGGTTTGACTGCGCTCTATGAAATTACCAAAAATCATAATTTGGGCAGCAGTTTTAACGTAAGAGGGGTTCCTGCCGATTATATTCAAACCGCCAACTTCTCATTGGCTTCTGGTCAACCTACTGGTAGCGGAAGTTTTGGTGAAACGGGGCTATTGTCTTACATGGCCCGCTTGAACTATACGTTTAATGATAAATACATCTTAACGGCTACCTTCCGCCGAGATGGGTCTTCTACCTTATCGCCGGGTAATCAGTACTTCAACTACCCAGCAATCGGTTTAAGCTGGAACCTCATCGACGAGCCGTTTATGAAAAACCTGAGCTTCCTGTCAAATTTGAAACTGAGAGGTGGTTGGGGAATTTCCGGCAACCGAAACGTAGGGGCTTATGCTACCTTGGGAGCGCTTTCAACGGGTTACTATAACTTTGGTACAACGACGGCTGGACAGGCGCTTGCTTATACCGTGACCAGTCTGCCAGCGAGTGATTTGGGTTGGCAGTCCACGTCCCAGACGGATATTGGTTTAGAGATCGGTTTATTTAACAACCGTATCACGGGGTCATTTGATGTGTATTACCAAAAAACGAAAGATATTTTGCTTTCGGTCAACCTCCCCCAAAGTAACGGTGCAGGCTCAACCCTCAAAAATTTAGGAAGAACCGAAGGAAAAGGCTTTGAAGCATCATTGACGTTTGACATCTTCAGAAATAAAGGTGGTTTTAATTGGAGCACTGATGTGACTTATTTCTTAAACCGTGAAAAAATCACGCAGCTTACTACACCGTCAGAATTGGATAATAAAGGAAATTTCTGGTTTGTTGGTCATCCGCTTACTGTCATTTATGACTACAACAAAATCGGAATCTGGCAGCAGGCGGATTTGGATAATGGTACGTTGAAAAAACAAACATCACCTGTACAACTTCCGGGTGAAATCAGAGTGGAAGACGTTGACAATAACGGGGTTATTGATGCCAATGACCGTAAAATTATCGGCAATTTTCAACCTAAATGGGAAGGTGGTTTGACCAACAGAATCAGCTTCAAAGGATTTGATGTGTCGTTTGTCACCTTTGCTCGGATGGGAATGAAAGTAGTGGTTCCGTACTTATCGGGTACTTCAGGCGGCGGTTCGGGTTTTGGTTTCCTTAACCAAGGTCGTTCAAACCAATTGGTAATGGATTACTGGACCCCCGAAAATCCAACCAATGCCTTCCCTAGACCTGATGCAGGCGGCGGTGTACGCAACTTTACGTCTACGACTTCTTATCAAGATGGTTCTTTTATTAAAATGAGAAGTATCAACGTAGGTTATACGGTCAATGCCAAGGTACTTAACAAAATCGGGGTTTCTTCGGCCCGTATCTATTTGAATGCCACCAATCCTTTTATCATTTATTCGCCTTTAGTAAAAGCCAAGCTTGCCGTTGACCCCGAAGGAAATGGCTACGGTAACACCATTCAGGGAGGCAATTTTAACCGTTTCGTGACGGTAAATTTAAACAACCCTCCAGTTCGTCAATATACATTAGGTTTGAATCTTAAATTTTAA
- a CDS encoding RagB/SusD family nutrient uptake outer membrane protein, with amino-acid sequence MKKIHSLIIAFALFFCLSCGKILEEHPQSQIVPSFFNSPAGVLGGIAGVYNEIRGQWGTEGFSSEMQAGTDEFIQGASSGGGPIHTFNGLNSTNFGSAWGAAFTSINTINGVLKFGQNIDLPEATKNQYLAQAKFLRAFWYFYLVQTWGDVPLHTEFITLPSQSAKRDPAAEVYKLIIKDLTEAAAALPDKPTAPFLGKAATKPTALFFLAKAYLTRGWLTNSQADFAEAAKISNELITNKAAYGLDLWQDFGDAFVPANDYGKETLFVSDHSNDAKYGYYRLGSGESGGFANNLTPWFTNWNYPNNSGINSFVNAAGVLVNSGTSGMIRDSYYGRPYARIRPNSVNQTNGKNYFLDQAFVKRDVDSRFNNTFYTVYISNTAVTNTPTAANNKRGIGYTMQVGIDTAVWITDYEVVGAPQFNGTRPFKGIIAPPSTWNANLYPAIKKHMDPSRGSNFNDPSTRPVVITRFSEVYLVGAEAYLMSGNKAKAAELLNVVRQRAAYRKTNTAAQNAAAAAAMTIGADDVTVDFILDERSREFFGEWMRYQDLVRTKTLVRRIQAWNKEASAYVKDFHVLRPIPQSQIDRTVEGPPFTQNPGY; translated from the coding sequence ATGAAAAAAATACATAGTTTAATCATTGCCTTCGCTTTATTTTTCTGTTTAAGCTGCGGAAAAATCCTGGAAGAGCATCCGCAATCGCAAATTGTCCCCTCATTTTTCAATAGTCCAGCGGGTGTATTGGGTGGTATTGCTGGGGTATACAATGAAATCCGCGGTCAATGGGGAACCGAAGGATTTTCTTCAGAAATGCAGGCTGGTACCGACGAATTTATTCAGGGTGCAAGTAGTGGCGGCGGCCCAATACATACATTTAACGGCCTTAACAGTACCAACTTTGGGTCGGCATGGGGAGCTGCTTTTACAAGCATCAACACCATCAACGGTGTATTAAAATTCGGGCAAAATATTGACTTGCCCGAAGCAACAAAAAACCAGTATTTGGCGCAGGCTAAGTTTTTGAGGGCTTTCTGGTACTTTTATTTGGTTCAGACGTGGGGAGATGTGCCATTGCACACTGAGTTTATCACCTTACCCTCGCAAAGCGCCAAAAGAGACCCCGCAGCTGAGGTATATAAGTTAATCATTAAGGATTTAACCGAAGCGGCGGCGGCATTGCCTGATAAGCCAACCGCACCCTTTTTAGGCAAAGCTGCTACTAAGCCCACAGCCTTGTTCTTTTTAGCAAAAGCCTACCTGACGCGCGGTTGGTTGACCAATTCGCAGGCAGACTTTGCGGAAGCTGCAAAAATCTCGAATGAGCTTATTACCAATAAAGCAGCTTACGGGCTTGATTTATGGCAGGATTTCGGCGACGCTTTTGTGCCAGCAAATGATTACGGCAAAGAAACTTTGTTTGTCAGCGACCACTCAAACGACGCCAAATACGGCTATTATCGACTAGGCTCTGGCGAAAGTGGCGGTTTTGCCAATAACCTAACGCCTTGGTTTACCAATTGGAACTATCCAAATAACAGCGGTATTAACTCTTTCGTAAACGCTGCCGGTGTATTGGTAAACTCTGGAACGTCAGGGATGATACGTGATTCGTACTATGGCCGCCCTTATGCCCGTATTCGCCCAAATAGTGTAAATCAAACCAATGGCAAAAATTATTTTCTTGATCAGGCTTTTGTAAAAAGAGATGTAGATTCACGATTTAACAATACGTTTTATACGGTTTATATCTCCAATACCGCCGTAACCAATACGCCAACGGCGGCCAATAATAAACGGGGTATCGGCTACACAATGCAAGTGGGTATTGATACCGCTGTATGGATTACGGATTATGAGGTGGTAGGAGCGCCGCAGTTTAATGGAACGAGACCTTTCAAAGGAATCATTGCTCCTCCGAGTACATGGAATGCTAATTTATATCCTGCCATTAAAAAACACATGGATCCAAGCCGTGGCAGTAACTTCAATGACCCTTCTACTCGCCCGGTAGTGATTACTCGTTTTTCTGAAGTGTATTTAGTAGGTGCCGAAGCATATCTTATGTCGGGAAACAAGGCAAAGGCTGCTGAACTGCTCAACGTGGTTCGTCAAAGAGCTGCCTATCGCAAAACCAATACGGCAGCTCAAAATGCCGCTGCCGCTGCTGCGATGACAATCGGCGCCGATGATGTAACCGTTGATTTTATTCTGGATGAGCGAAGCAGAGAATTTTTTGGTGAGTGGATGCGATACCAAGACCTAGTTCGTACCAAAACATTGGTAAGACGTATACAGGCTTGGAATAAGGAGGCATCTGCCTATGTCAAAGATTTTCATGTTCTAAGACCGATACCTCAGTCGCAAATTGACCGCACCGTTGAAGGTCCTCCTTTTACGCAAAATCCTGGTTATTAA